The following nucleotide sequence is from Myxosarcina sp. GI1.
GACGAACAGCTATCGGTAGCCTCTGAGTTGGCAACTCATAAAGCCAAACGCCATCAGCTACAGCAACAACAAAGCGAGTTGACTAACACCAGTCAGCAAAAACAATTATCTCTGGTACAAACACAACAATGTTTAGAAGAGCATCGACGAGAAATAAGTCAACTTGCTAACGAGAAAAATAAATTAAGCGATCGCCTTCCCGAACTTACTCAGCAAGTAGACGAAGCTAAAGAAACCGTAGCTAAAACTAAAGAAAATGCCGATGCGATCGCGGCAGCTTCTGAGGCTTGGGTACAAGAACAGGCGAGTCTCACCCGTGAAGTTACGGCAATTCAAAATACTCTCAACCCCCAGCGTACCGAACAAGCTAGAATTAGTGAAAAGCTGAGTCAATTAGAAACTAGTATTAGCCAGCAAAGCGCGTCGCTGGAAACTACCGAAAGCGAACTTGCTAGCAAACAAGCCGACTTTACAGCCTTATCAAGTCAGGTAAAAGAGGCAACGGCAGAGATAGCAGAACTCGCTCAACAGCTATCGGATGCGGAAAGCGATCGCAGCGTTCTTGAAGAAACCCAACAGCGTCTCTTAAACGAACAGCGAGATAAACAGCGTGCTTTAGATAAATTAGAAGCAACCAAACAGGCGCAGCAAGAAATACAGGGAACTTACGCCAGTAAAATCATTTTAAACTCTAACCTGTCTGGAGTTCATGGTCTAGTAGTGCAGTTGGGACAGGTAGAACCTCGTTACCAATTAGCTTTAGAAACGGCTGCTGGTGGCAGATTGGGTTTTATTGTTGTAGAAAGCGATCGCGTTGCCGCAGAAGGAATCGAACTTCTTAAAAGACAGCGCGCTGGTAGGGCAACTTTTTTACCACTCAATAAAATAAATTCTCCTAATACGGGCAATACAGCAACGATGCGCTTCGGTCGAGGATTTATCGATCTGGCAGTTAACTTGGTAAGCTGTGACTCTCGCTACGATAAGATATTTGCTTACGTCTTCGGTAATACCGTAGTTTATGACAGCCTTGACAATGCGCGATCGCAGTTAGGAAAATATCGCATCGTTACTTTAGAAGGAGATCTTTTAGAAGCTAGTGGCGCGATGACGGGGGGAAGCAAATCTGCTCGTTCTACCCTGCATTTTGGTAACGCTACTACCAAAGAAAGCGATGCAGCCGAAACAATAAAGGATCGCTTGACAGAGTTATCCCGCATCATATCAGGTAATAGTCAAACAATAGCGGATTTAACAGTTCGAGTCAAGAATCTCGGTGAAAATTTAACCGAAGTTAGACAAGTTATCAGGGAAAAACAGCTACGGCAACAACAATTAGAAACAGAAATCAAACGGCTAACGGGTCAGAGAGAATTATATATAAATCAGTTACATTTAAATCGCCAAGAAAGAGATAACCTACAGACTCGTCTACAAAATTTGGCAGCAACTATTCCCAATTTAGAAACTCAATTACAACAATATCAACAACAGCTAGCTAAGTTAGAAGAATCTCATTCTCAAAGCGAATGGCAACAGGTTCGAGCCTTAATTAAAAGTCAAGAAGATAATTTACATCAGCAAGAAATAGAACTCAGACAAACAGAAAGTCATCTGCAAGATTTAACCAATAACCAGCAGCGACTTACTGATAAAGTAGCTACAGCAGAACAATATATAACCGATATTCAAACAGAGCGAGAAACTATTGACGAACAACAAACAAATATTGCTGAGGAACTAAAAGAAATCGAACAAAAAATAGCTGCCACTGAAGCCGAACTGCAACAGCTATCGGAAAAATTAGGAACTACCAAACAAGAGCGCGATCGCAGCGAGCAAAGTCTTAGAGAATGGCGCGAAACTTATCAAAAGCAAGCTTGGCAATTGGAAAAACTAAGAGAAACCCAAAAGGAAAGACAAACTAGCATACAAACTTTACAACATCAAATAGCCGAACGCGAACGCGAACTACCCAATCCCATTCCAGAAATTCCCCAGTTAGTAAATGATATCGAAAGCGAACCAGGAGAGGCAATTGCTTTTAACAATTTAACAGAACAGTTAGAACAATTACAAAAACAAATTCGTAACGGACACAAACGCCTCGAAGCAATGGAACCTGTAAATATGCTGGCGTTAGAAGAATACGAACAAACCGAAGCCAGACTACAGGAACTGTCGGACAAACTAGACACCATTGAAGCAGAAAGAACCGAATTATTACTCCGTGTCGAAAAGTTTACTACTTTACGTTTGCGAGCCTTTAAAGAAGCTTTTGATGCCGTAAACGAAAACTTTAAAATTATTTATGCCGAACTATCCGACGGTGACGGACATTTACAGCTAGAAGACGAAAACGATCCTTTTAATGGCGGTTTAAATCTCGTCGCCCATCCCAAAGGCAAACCCGTACAAAGATTGAGTTCGATGTCTGGGGGAGAAAAATCTTTAACTGCTCTTGGTTTTATCTTCTCCCTGCAAAAATATCGTCCCTCTCCTTTCTATGCCTTTGATGAAGTGGATATGTTCCTCGACGGTGCTAATGTAGAAAAGCTTTCGCGTATGGTGAAAAAACAGGCGCAGGAAGCACAGTTTATCGTCGTCAGTCTGCGTCGTCCAATGATTGAAGCTTCGGAAAGAACCATCGGTGTAACTCAAGCCAGAGGCGCACATACTCAGGTGTTGGGAATTAAGATGAAGTAATTTCGCGCAGAGACACAGAGGCACAGAGAAAAAATGTAATACATTTAGTATTACATTTAATTGTTAGTAAAAACAAGCGATAAATTGCTTTTATAATCAACATCATCACACCAAAATAACATTTGATACCTAGTTTCCAAAATAATTTCTAATGTCACACCATCAATATTTAGTGGGTAAACTGTTGCGGAAATTATAGTTAAATCTTTTAAAGGAAAGCGATCTCCTAAATTAAATACGGGATAATCTTCTATATCTTCTAAATATATTTTTTCAAAGCGGTCATATGTTTCTACAAAACAAAGTCCCTCATCTAAAAAAAATCTATGCCAGCAGTTTTGTTTTCTTAGTTTTATCCAAATGACAAATAAACTAAAAATTTTTGTATTGGCATCTTTTCCTCCTACACAAAATATTTTTTCTATCTTTTTGCCAGTAATATCAGAAATATTGCCTTGATTATCTTGAAATATTCGATTTATAAATTATATACATTAAGCGGATTAAATATTAAAATCATGAAACTTGCGATCGAGCGATGTAAAGAGAGTTATTAATGGTTACGAGAATTAAACTGAAGATAAAGCAGTAGCATAAGAGGAAGCTATTGAAGATACCATAGAACAAGCAACCATGCAAATTTCTAATAATTTGGTTTCTGTTATTAGAAATTTGATTGCTAGTAATAAAGCTTCTTAATAACTGTTAAAAAAATACTTAGAAACGAATCGTACTATGCAAGTTAAACTTCAATTTGTTAAGCGATCGCGCTATAAAATATAAGCAAGCAGCAAAATTCTGAAATTACAATACTATGGTCAAATCGCACTTTAAACCGATCGCATTTCTAAAAACTATTTATTTCTAAATAAAAAAAGCGATCGCGTTATTATTTTCCAGTAATATTAATTCTCTTTATTTATCCAAATAGCTATTTCAATTAATAATTTCAACTAAAGCCGCTTCTAATATTTCAATCAGGCGATCGATGTCTTCTGTTACTTCCGCAAAACAATCGGGTGGTGCTGACGTTGGTTGATAGTTAATTAGTTTTACTTGTCCTTCGCCAATAGCCAAAATCAAAACTTCAGTTTCTGGTTGGTAGCCGTCAATTATGCCTAAAATTTCTTGTATTTGCCCTCTAGTATTCTGATTTAATTTTTCGATATCTTCTTTAGCGCAAACTACAAAGTGAGGCTCAGGCTGTAGATCGATACCGAGAATATGAATATTGTCTGAGTTTTGCCATTCTTGCTGTAAACCCCAAACTAAAGCCGCCAATTGCTTTTGATTTTCTTCTACAAAACGATCTAGTTGCAATCGCCATTTTTGTTGTGCTATTTCTGGTCTATTTTTACCAAATCCAATCATAGTAAAGTTAAGTTATCTGTTTTTGTAGGCGATCGCCAGATGAAAACTACTTGCTCTATAAATACCAGAAATCTACCACATTTCGTTTAAATTCTCTGTTTGATTTCTCGAACTCTAGATAATTTTACAACGACTATTGCGCTACAAATAACAATTCACCAATAAACAATGAACAATAAGCAGTTAAACTCCCATTGTTCATTGCTAACTGCTCATTGCTCATCGTTTTACTCATATCAACTATACTTCGCATTCCATTAGCGCAAACACGATCGCATCAAAACAAAACGCGGGCATAATTGGTAACGGACAAGACATTACCCAGCTAGCAATAATTGCCACGATACTAATAATTACAGCAGCAGTAGCCCACCGCTTTTCTGTATCGGTAAAACCTTTTTCTTTTTTAATTGTCATTAAAATTTTAGAGGGAATTGGTTCTGGCATTACTCCGTTAGGTGGAAAAGCCCAATAGCGATCGTGGCGTTCGCTGATCAAATCCGTCCAACCATTATTATCGCACCATTCTTGTAGCCATTCATCATGAAAGTGTTTCATATTGAAGTTAAAAAAGTAAATTTATTAAAAATTCTTATAAATAAGCAATATTAATTAAAGCTCGATTGATAATTAATCGAGCGTGTAATAAATTTAACAAAATGACTTTTATTTTTGAACTTTCTAGTATTTGTACTTAATAAAGCTTCATTAAATTTAGCCGATGTTAATAAATCGCTTTATAACTAAAATTAGCTTTTTTAAATGAGTAAAAATACCTAAGATTCTATTTTAGCTAAAATTTTCAGTCTTAGTAAATCTAATCATCAATAATTGCATCGCGGTCTAATAATAATAGATTACGCAGGCGATCGCTATCTAGTTTGGTCAACCATTGTTCGCCCGCATTTACAGTTTGTTCTGCCAGTTCTTTTTTACTTTCAATAATGTCATTAATTCTCTCTTCTAAAGTACCAGTACAGACAAATTTGTGTACCTGCACGTTACGTTTTTGTCCGATACGAAATGCCCGATCTGTAGCCTGATTTTCTACGGCGGGATTCCACCAGCGATCGACGTGAAAGACATGATTGGCTCTAGTTAGATTCAAACCCGTACCGCCTGCTTTTAAAGACAAAATAAAAATTCTCGAACCGTTGGGATCGTTTTGAAAGCGATCGACCATTTCCTGTCTGGCTTCGCGACGAGTTGCGCCATATAAAAACAAAACTTCGCTGTTTAGTTTGGTTTCTAGATAGGGTTTTAGCATCTTGCCCCATTCAGAAAATTGAGTAAAGATTAAAGCGCGATCGCCTTCAGCAATAAGTTCGGCTAACATTTCTTCTAAACGCAATAACTTACCAGAACGATTGCCAAAGGTAGCAGAATCGATTTTTATTTTGCCCTTACTTTTTTCGACTAACTCTGGATGGTTGCATAGCTGTTTTAAGCGCAACAATAAAGTAAGAATTAATCCTTTACGTTTGATTCCTTCTGAGTCTTCAATTTCGTTTAGTGATTTATCGACTAACTTCTGATAAAGCTCTGCTTGCTCTGCCGACAGACCACAAAAAACATTCATTTCCTGCTTTTCTGGTAAGTCTTGAATGATGTTTTTATCGGTTTTCAGACGACGCAAAATAAACGGTCTAACTAGAGAACGGAGCGTATTTAAAGAATCGCGATCGCCATATTTTTCTATAGGAATGGCAAATCTTTTTTGAAAGAAAGTCTGTTTGCCCAAAAAACCAGGATTGAGAAAATCTAAGATCGACCATAGTTCTGACAAGCGATTTTCAACGGGAGTACCGGTTAAAGCAATGCGAAATCCTGCTTTTACTTGCCGTACTGCCTGGGACTGTTTGGCAGCAGAATTTTTAATATTTTGAGCCTCGTCTAATACTACTCCCTGCCAATCGATCGCTTCTAAGGTTTTTAGATCTCGATGCACCAAAGAATAACTAGTAATTACCAACTGTTTATCTTTTACTTCTCTAGCAAAGGTTTTTCCTTTACTGCGTTTATCTCCATGGTGAATTACTGTTTTAAGATCTGGAGCGAATTTTCTAACTTCTCGTTGCCAATTATTAAGTACCGAAGTCGGACAGATTAATAGAGTCGGTTTGGTTAAAATATCCTGCTGTTTGAGATTGAGTAAAAAAGCAATCAGTTCGATGGTTTTTCCTAATCCCATGTCGTCTGCCAAACAAGCACCCAAACCCCAGGTTTCGAGAAAAGATAGCCAACCTACTCCTTTAGCCTGATAGGGTCGTAGTTCGCCTTTAAAACCTTTAATGTTGTTGACGGGTTCTACCGCTTTGTTGTCAGTTAAATTATTGATGAGTTCCTTCAAAATTCCCGTAGATTCAAATTTGGTTACGGGCAGTTTGGCTAAAACATTGGTATCGCCAGTAGATAGACGCAGAGCATCTTCTACGCTTAAATTCATCTGCTCGTTAGAATCGCTTAAAACCGCCTGTGCCGCTTTGACATCTGCTGGCTGCAAAGCCAACCACTGTCCTTCAATTTCAACTATGGGCGATTTTTGGTCTAATAAACGCTGAAAATCCTGTTGGGAAACGCTGCGATCGCCAACAGCAATTTCTAGCTTGTATTTTAGTAAGCTTTCTAAGCTTAAACGTTCTCTTTTTTTGGTAGCAACTCCAGCAGTAATTTTGATTCCCAATCTTTGTTCGCTGTCTCCCGATGCTAAACCAGGAGGTAAAATTATGCCCAAACCGCTATTTTGTAGTTGCCAGGCAATAGAACGAATAAACTCGTAAACCTGGATCGGATCTAGTTGACAACTAATCGGATTACTTTGTTCTAAACTGGCTTTTATTGGTGCATAGATACGGCTTGCCAATCCTAAACCTTTTAGTAGTGCAGCTTGAGGGCTTTCGATAGTTCTGCCTTTAACTGTTAGAGAATCATCTTCGCATTGCCAAATAGTAGCTGCTTTAACCCTAAACTCTGCTCGATCTAACGCTTGTAAATAATAATTTAACTGCCAGTCGCTTTGTACGCCATTCTTTTCAGTGACTTCTGGTGGCTGCAACACCAAACAAACCCGATAGCGATCGCGCCCAAAATTATCGTTTTGGCTATTTATTAAATATTCATTTATTGGTAGCGTCCAGTTATACAGTGCCGTATCGAGGCGACTAATATTTTTACGATCGGTTTCCAAGGTACTGGGAAATTCGACAAGCGATCGCAACCAGGGCTGAATCGAGATATTTTTAGTCGCTTTGGCATTAAAATCGCTCCAAGTACGCAGTCTGGCATCTAAAATTACCGACAGCGATCGCAATAATAAAGTTTGCGGTTCTATTGCTGCCTGGCTACCATAAGCCAAACAAGCAGGGGGCATTAAGCGCACAAATCTGGCAAATCTCACCCGATCTGTCTCGCTGTCTAATAAAGGTTGCCAAACGCTTTTAATTGTAGTTCCACGTTCTATCCCTGGTAAATACTTTTGTCTGACAATCAAATCTAAAGTCCAGCGATAAATATGTGTTGCATACTGCAATTCGCCAGATAGATAGTTATTATCTGCCTGTAAAGAATTAAGCGATAGCATTTGTAATAGAGCGATCGCTTCTAAAGGAGTCAAACAAAATCCTTCAACCTGCCAAACCTGTTTTTCTAAACTAGATTCGCTAGCTGCCGATGTACTGTCATCTGCATATACTGGCTGCATTTTGGAGCTTTTACCTGTAACGGTAGGTATAGCAATTTGTTTTGTTGTCCAAATATCTTTTAGTTTGCTGTTTAAAACTCGTTCTAAGGACAAATTATTCTTGGTAAAAAAGTCCGATAATTCTGTTTCGGACAAACAAAAAGGGTGAACTAGGCTTCCTTCCGCATCACTTATAGAATCAATATTAACCAGCGATCGCCAAGTCTCACCCCAGACAAAAAAGCAATCTCGTTCGCAATCTATAAGCCAACTACCGTGAATGACTGTCATATAAAATCAAAAATTAACTACAAAAATATTCGTTAAGATCTAAAAAAACCAATTTATTATGAGCCAGAAAACCAATAGACGCATTTTCCTAATCGGCAGTGCAGCAGCAGCAACAGCTATCGGTACGAAAGCTCTAACCAAACAGCAAAAGCGAGCCGTCTCGATGCCAACGACTTCTACTATGCCCGAAAGAGTATTAGGCAGAACTAATGTTAGTCTACCAATTTTTGGGCTGGGAGGAGCGGGACAAACCCCAATATCTCAAAGCGGACGAGAACCAGAAGCGATCGCTTTGATTGAAAAAGCTTTAGAATTAGGCATTCGCTATTACGATACCGCAGCTAATTACGGTCCGTCGGAAGCGCATTATGGCAAAGTCTTACCCCCATATCGCGATCGCATCTACATTAATAGTAAAACCGACGCTAGAGACTATGATAGTGCCTGGCGCGAACTGGAGCGATCGCTCAAACGTCTCAACACAGACTATCTCGATTCCTGGCAACTCCACCACGTTTCTTTTACCGAAGAATTAGACGAGATTTTTAGCGACAGTGGGGCAATAAAAGCCGTAGAACAAGCAAAAGAGCAGGGATTGATTAAATTTGCGGGAATTACAGGTCATCACGAACCAGATATTATTGCCGAAGGTTTGCGCCGCTACGACTTCGATACTACTCTAATTTCTCTCAATGCTGCCGACGTACATCATCCCCGTCCCTTTTCCTCTACCGTCTTACCAGTGGCACAGGAGAAAAATGTTGGTGTAATTGCTATGAAAGTACCTGCTTACGGACGATTACTAACTTCTGGCATTCTGAAGGGCATGGAGCAAGCAATGGGCTACAGTCTTTCCCTACCTGGAGTACATTGCTGTATTATTGCTGCCGAAGATCCCGCACAGTTAGAGTCTAATTTTAGAGTAGCGCAGAACTACCAGTCTTTAGATGCCGAAGCCATGCAGGCGATCGAACAGTTAACCATTAATGCAGGTGAAGACGGGGCATTTTTCCGCAGGTGGACGTAAAAAAAAGTAAAAAGTAAAAAGTAGCAAGTTATGCTTTATGCTTTAGAGAATAACAGGAGACTAAGAGACTTGGGAATTTCTCTACTAGATACTTCTACTGTCTCCGCGTCACAAAAAATCTTTCCTGTTATCTATTAGCGATCGCTGTTTATCACCCGATGAATATTTAACACGTCGCTCATCTTTTGAATTCTCTGTAAGATGTATTCAAACTGTTGGCGATCGCGGATATCCAAACTTAGAGAAATTAAAGCTGGTCGATTGCGACTGGTTTTAACTCCTGCATTACGAATGTTGATTCCGCGATCGCTCAACCGAGCTAAGATATCTTTTAGTACCCCGACGCGATCGAGTGCTTCGATTTGAATGTCTACAGGATAGGTCAAAACCTGTCCTCGTTCGTCGTTGGAATTCCAGCTAACGGGTACCAAACGTTCTCCTGGTACTTTTTCTACATTGACGCAATCTTGGCAGTGAATGGAAATGCCGCGAGCATTTTGAGTTACCACACCTATGATTGATTCTCCAGGCAGGGGCTTGCAACAGCCTGCCAGGTGATGCAACAGACCTTCTACGCCGATAATCGGTGAATTGCTATTAGAACTAGAGGGAGCAACGCGATCGTTAGAAACCGATATTTCAGTATCGAGTTCCGATTCAACTTCTTCTACTGGCTGCTGTTCTTTAACTACATCTCGTAGGCGATTGACAACCTGATTTAAAGTTATCTCTCCATAGCCTAATGCTGCTAGTAAGTCATCTACAGATAAATAGTTGCAGCGCTGGGCTACCGTTTGCATCGGTTCGGATTTTAACAGCGAATCCAAGCCACTTTTACCCAACTCTTTTTCTAATAGCTCTTTACCGCGAGCGATGTTTTCATCCCGATGCGATCTTTTGTACCATTGGCGAATGCGATTGCGTGCTGAGGGAGTGACGACAAAGTTGAGCCAGTCCAAACTGGGATGGCTGTTTTTTTGCGTAACAATTTCGACAATATCGCCATTTTCTAAAGGTTGAGATAGCATCGTCCAGCGTCCGTTGACTCTCGCCCCTTTCATGTGATTGCCTACCTCGGTATGGATGCGATAAGCAAAATCTACGGCTGTAGATCCATGTGCCAGAGCGATAACATCTCCGTTAGGAGTAAAGACATAAACATCGTCTTCAAATAAATTGTCTTTGAGGCTGTCGATATATTCTTGAGCATCTTTAAGATCGTTTTGCCATTCTAAAAGCTGCCGTAGCCAGGTAAACTTGTCATCATCTGAAGATACCTGTAGGTCGCTCGAACCTGATTCTTTATACTTCCAGTGAGCGGCAATTCCATATTCGGCAACGTGGTGCATTTCCATCGTCCGAATTTGAACTTCGATCGGACGACCGTTGGAACCGACGACGGTAGTATGAAGAGATTGATAGCGGTTTGGTTTGGGCAAACCAATATAGTCTTTAAAACGTCCTGGGATTGGTTTGAAAGCATCGTGAACTACCGCTAAAGCGCGGTAACATTCCTCATTAGTTTCGACAATAATTCTAAAGGCAGCAATATCGTAAATTTGACTGAATTCCTTATGCTGCCGCTGCATCTTTTGGTAAATGCCGTAAAGATGTTTTGGTCTGCCTTGCAGTTCTGAAATTCTAATTTTTAGTTTTTCCAGACGCGATCGCAATGTTTCTGTTACCCAAGCAATTCTCGCTTCGCGATCGGCGCGGCGTTCGGCAACTAAAGCTTTTATTTGCTCGTAAGCTTCTGGTTCTAAGTATTTGAAGCATAAATCTTCTAATTCCCATTTAAACCGACCAATTCCCAATCTATTGGCTAGAGGAGCAAATATTTCTCGCGTTTCCAAGCTGATGCGCTTTTGCTTTTTAGGATCGAGATGCTCTAACGTCCGCATATTATGCAGCCGATCTGCTAGCTTGACCACAATCACGCGGATGTCGGTTGCCATTGCTAAAAACATCCGCCGAAAATTTTCAGCCTGGCGTTCGGTCTTACTAGAAAAATTAAATTTAGAAAGCTTGGTTACGCCCTCTACTAACTGCCGTACCTGAAGACCAAAAAGTTCTTCAATTTCCTCTAAAGTTACCTCGGTATCTTCGACAACATCATGCAAAAAACCAGCCGCAATAGTGACGCTATCACCTCCTAAGTCCCTTAATAAGCCAGCTACGGCAACTGGATGAGCAATATAAGGAGCTCCAGATTTTCGGTATTGACCTTCGTGCAATTTATAAGCAAAATTGAAGGCGCGACAAATTAAATCGGCATCCGTCTGGTTGCTGTCCGACTTTTGTTGGAGCAAACACGCTTGTAACCAATCAGGAAGTTCTAGTTCTGTTTTTGGAGTTTCGGCGAGATAGATGGCAGTCATAAATTGGTGGTGGTGGCTGGGTTATCTGCAAAAGGAACGAGAATTAATTGTTTAAAATAAAAAATATTTTAGATGAATAACTATTTTTAAAATTCTCGAAAGCCACTAATTAGTTAGGTTAGAGCTTGATAATAGATAATAAAAGTATAAATCAAACGAAGAAACGGCGGTATTTGAGAAAATCTCTAGCTACAAGAGCAAATGCTCGCAGATTCTTTAAAGTTCGATTTTAAATAATTAACGATAAAAACTTCATTATAATATATTTTGTCGTTAAGATGACAGTATAAAAGTCAAGCTTGTTTAACAAAATTTTACCGTATTCAGTCTTTAAAATGTTATCTGCACCACAACAAAAAGCATATCAGGAATTTTTAGTTTTATTAACAAAATTTAAAGAGAACTTTAAAGACGATGCACAAAAAATCAACCCAACCACAACCAAAGAACGCTTTAGAAAAATACAGCAGTGGTTTGAGGAAAAAATAGCTCACTCAAGCGCGGAACATTTAGCCGAAGTGGAGATCGCACCTAGCTGGCAAGCCATACAAAGAGAACTAATTAGAGAATTTCGTTTATTATCGACAGATGTAATTTTTTTAGCTTCCGCTCGTCAAACTGCTACTAAAAAAGCGAGATTGCAGAGCATAGATACTCGCATAGATAAACTTATTAACTACTGTCAAACCATGATTTCTCAAGAAAAATTGTAGCAGCGCGACAAATTATCGATGAGCAATTTCGGGTGGTCAGCATTCGGAGGAAACCTCCGAATTATGCCCTCACAATGAGCAATGAGCAACGAAGCACTAAACACTGTTCATTGTTCGCTGTTCATTGATAAGCTATCTACAGCCTATAGAGTCTCTAGTGTTAACACCTGTTTTAGAATTTTCGCCAGAAGCGTCAGCACATAGTTGTTTAATCTGCCATTTTTCTAAAACTGCATTAGTAAAATCAGCCCCTTTTATCTTAGTTCCTTCAAATGTAGAAAATGAAAGAACTGCCTCTTCAAAAATAGCATCGCTCAAATTGGCACCATCAAAATTAGTCAAATAAGCAAACCCATAGGTAAAGTCAACACCGCTGAGATTGGCATTAGACAGATTGGAAGCGTTAAATACCGCTCCTCGAAGATTGGCGTTACTAAAATCGGCATCTTCTAGCTCGACTTTGGCAAAATCAACACTCTCTAGATCCTTACCAGCAAAATTTTTGTTTCGGAGTTCGTCTTTAGTAAACTCACTGAAAGCAGAAGGAGTAACAGAAGTAGAACTTGCTCCAAGAGCGGGCAGGGGAAAAGCTAACACGATTAACAACAATAAACAAGCACTTAGGCGAAGAAAATATTTCATAGATATACTAAACTTTCCGACAAATCTAACTTAATAGAGAATACAATTTTAGATTGTAAATCTTTTCTGACAACGCAACTGTTGCAATCGCAAGTACCAATAATGATATCTGGCAAGAC
It contains:
- a CDS encoding bifunctional (p)ppGpp synthetase/guanosine-3',5'-bis(diphosphate) 3'-pyrophosphohydrolase, with amino-acid sequence MTAIYLAETPKTELELPDWLQACLLQQKSDSNQTDADLICRAFNFAYKLHEGQYRKSGAPYIAHPVAVAGLLRDLGGDSVTIAAGFLHDVVEDTEVTLEEIEELFGLQVRQLVEGVTKLSKFNFSSKTERQAENFRRMFLAMATDIRVIVVKLADRLHNMRTLEHLDPKKQKRISLETREIFAPLANRLGIGRFKWELEDLCFKYLEPEAYEQIKALVAERRADREARIAWVTETLRSRLEKLKIRISELQGRPKHLYGIYQKMQRQHKEFSQIYDIAAFRIIVETNEECYRALAVVHDAFKPIPGRFKDYIGLPKPNRYQSLHTTVVGSNGRPIEVQIRTMEMHHVAEYGIAAHWKYKESGSSDLQVSSDDDKFTWLRQLLEWQNDLKDAQEYIDSLKDNLFEDDVYVFTPNGDVIALAHGSTAVDFAYRIHTEVGNHMKGARVNGRWTMLSQPLENGDIVEIVTQKNSHPSLDWLNFVVTPSARNRIRQWYKRSHRDENIARGKELLEKELGKSGLDSLLKSEPMQTVAQRCNYLSVDDLLAALGYGEITLNQVVNRLRDVVKEQQPVEEVESELDTEISVSNDRVAPSSSNSNSPIIGVEGLLHHLAGCCKPLPGESIIGVVTQNARGISIHCQDCVNVEKVPGERLVPVSWNSNDERGQVLTYPVDIQIEALDRVGVLKDILARLSDRGINIRNAGVKTSRNRPALISLSLDIRDRQQFEYILQRIQKMSDVLNIHRVINSDR
- the patD gene encoding heterocyst frequency control protein PatD, which gives rise to MLSAPQQKAYQEFLVLLTKFKENFKDDAQKINPTTTKERFRKIQQWFEEKIAHSSAEHLAEVEIAPSWQAIQRELIREFRLLSTDVIFLASARQTATKKARLQSIDTRIDKLINYCQTMISQEKL
- a CDS encoding pentapeptide repeat-containing protein, coding for MKYFLRLSACLLLLIVLAFPLPALGASSTSVTPSAFSEFTKDELRNKNFAGKDLESVDFAKVELEDADFSNANLRGAVFNASNLSNANLSGVDFTYGFAYLTNFDGANLSDAIFEEAVLSFSTFEGTKIKGADFTNAVLEKWQIKQLCADASGENSKTGVNTRDSIGCR